In Mucilaginibacter sp. KACC 22063, the genomic stretch TGGTCATTTTATAATCCTTTACATCCTGGCGCTGTTTCTTTAAAATACTGATTACATCTATACCCGCACAACCACCAAGCCCCATCAAAAGCATTTGCATAGGGCGTACGCCATAATCCCAGCCGCCGCTTTCGGGGCTGCTGTCCATACGTACAACATGACCGTTGGCATCTTTGGCTTCAAAGCCGAAATCGCCTTTAACACGAGATAATTCAATGGTTTGCATAATATTAAGTAACAATGTAATGGCGAATTTATAATTTATTGACGGGACATTTAATTAAAATAAGGTAAAAAGCGATATTGCTACAATAAAATCACATTTCTATGAAATCCATTATTGTAACCTGCCTTATTGCCGCATGTTCATTCAATGCATTTGCACAAAAGAACCTTTTATCATACGAAGACATTAAATACCTGTTGCACAATAACCTAAATA encodes the following:
- a CDS encoding OsmC family protein, whose product is MQTIELSRVKGDFGFEAKDANGHVVRMDSSPESGGWDYGVRPMQMLLMGLGGCAGIDVISILKKQRQDVKDYKMTISGDREAGVEPSLWKNVTIEFHIYGNVDEDKARRAVDLSLNKYCSVAATLKGAGAQIESKVFVHKS